TCATCTTCTCCATGTTGTTTAAGGTTTCTGAATCTCGGAATATTTTTTTCGCGATATTAAATGGTGTCGTCACAACAACTTGGTCAGCTTGCATCGACGTTCCATCATTTAAGTAAAGCTGTTGCGTTAAATCGACATTTTTTTCGATTGAATCTACTTTTAAGCCTTTTAAAATGGTCACATTCGTTAAAGCATTTTCTAACGTTTCAATAACGGTTTCTAAGCCACCGTCAAACGATTCATAGTGGATTTCACCAGGTGCATCAAGCAACGCATAAATACCTCTACCCGTTTTTTTCATGCCTACTAAAAGACTACCATAATCTTTTTCTAACTGGTAAAACTGTGGGAACATAGATTGCATACTTACATGGTCGACATCACCTGCATACGTACCTGCTAATACGGGCTCAACTAGATTTTCCACTAGTTCTTTACCAAAGCGGCGACGGAAAAAGTCACTGATTGGTTCGTCCGCATCATGTGGTAGTTTCGGTAACAGCAAATCTCCGGCCGCGCGAACTTTTCCACTTAACGAAAGAAAATTCGACGTTAGCACAGATAAGATTTTAGGTGACCCCCCAAGCAATAAATTACTTGGGATTTGGTGAAGTTTGTTACCGATTGCGATAAATGTTCGACCGTTATTATTTTGTATAATTTTATGTTCGATATTCAAATCACGCGCCAAACTCCGAACACTGCTACGTGTATCAAAAAACGATTCAGGACCACGTTCAATAATGTAGCCATTTTTACGAACAGTGTGGATTTTTCCACCTAAACGTAAGGACGAATCAATTAACACGATTTCGACCGGTAAATTGTGCGCCATCGTTTTTTGTTGTAAATAGTATGCCGTCGTTAAGCCTGTGATCCCACCGCCAACGATTACAACCTTTCTCCTTGTTAAAGTCACCTTCATCATCACTCTCTATATTATTTCGCTAATTTTTTTTCGATCGCTGCAACCATCGCATCGATGAATAATGGATGCGTGTTCGGCATACTTGGACGATAATAGCTTGCGCCGATTTCATCACAAACCACTTTACATTCAATATCATTATCATAAAGGACTTCTAAGTGCTCTGTTACGAAACCAACTGGCGTGTAAATGAACGCTTTGTAGCCTTTTTGCTCGAATAATTCTTTTGTTAAATCTTGTACATCTGGTCCTAACCATGGCTCTGGTGTTTGACCAGCAGATTGCCAGCCGATTTCTACATTTTCAATATCAGAAGCGGCTTCGATTAAACGCGCCGTTTCGATTAATTGCTCTTCGTATGGATCGCCAGCTAATTTAATTTTTTCTGGTAATGAATGGTTTGACACGATTAAGCACGCAGACTTACGCTCTTCTTCTGTCATTTTCGCTAGCTCACCGTTTACCGCTTGCTTCCAAAACTCAATGAATTTTGGCTCATCGTACCAAGCTTCAACCGATGTAATGTTTAGCGTGCCACCTAGTTTTTCAGCTGCTTCTTTTGCACGACCGTTATAAGATTTAATCGAGAATGTTGAGAAATGAGG
The sequence above is a segment of the Solibacillus sp. FSL H8-0523 genome. Coding sequences within it:
- the hemG gene encoding protoporphyrinogen oxidase — protein: MMKVTLTRRKVVIVGGGITGLTTAYYLQQKTMAHNLPVEIVLIDSSLRLGGKIHTVRKNGYIIERGPESFFDTRSSVRSLARDLNIEHKIIQNNNGRTFIAIGNKLHQIPSNLLLGGSPKILSVLTSNFLSLSGKVRAAGDLLLPKLPHDADEPISDFFRRRFGKELVENLVEPVLAGTYAGDVDHVSMQSMFPQFYQLEKDYGSLLVGMKKTGRGIYALLDAPGEIHYESFDGGLETVIETLENALTNVTILKGLKVDSIEKNVDLTQQLYLNDGTSMQADQVVVTTPFNIAKKIFRDSETLNNMEKMNYATIATVTLAFDKKVMQKYADALNFFVSRSSDFAITTCTWSNRKFDHVAPEGHELLRVYIGRVGDESIVELSDNEIEKIVLQDLKKAIGLEERPSLMVVARWKESMPQYTIGHAERMGAMKDQFHQEFPNVHLTGSSYEGISIPDCVTQGMKTAEEILQQLLEEKLAI
- the hemH gene encoding ferrochelatase; translation: MKQVRGLLVMAYGTPYKEEDIERYYTHIRHGRKPSQEHIDDLTKRYRAIGGISPLAKMTQAQAEALCARLNEVQDEVEYKLFIGLKHIEPFVEDAVGAMVAEGITEAVSIVLAPHFSTFSIKSYNGRAKEAAEKLGGTLNITSVEAWYDEPKFIEFWKQAVNGELAKMTEEERKSACLIVSNHSLPEKIKLAGDPYEEQLIETARLIEAASDIENVEIGWQSAGQTPEPWLGPDVQDLTKELFEQKGYKAFIYTPVGFVTEHLEVLYDNDIECKVVCDEIGASYYRPSMPNTHPLFIDAMVAAIEKKLAK